Proteins encoded together in one Miscanthus floridulus cultivar M001 chromosome 16, ASM1932011v1, whole genome shotgun sequence window:
- the LOC136514001 gene encoding uncharacterized protein, translated as MMDRSEWMYRIDRVNDLRYLFELRKFIAASKTHRERLKRMTTICPCSRCKNLKAHRDSEVQTHLIMYGFVEGYTVWTFHSERVGASGGASGVSSSTPTAPPVNKDPLGAPGSSSSSEAAAPADSDNSCRRDYIMVDELMQDMADEADDGGDGQDTMSQPEDVQLVEDLVKHFDEDDVVLGCPKWLENFRELKQAAVDPLYKDGGDCPKECTALRFNLHMLMLKARHGWSDTSFNELLSCLATTYPTANKVPANTYRAKKLIRPVAMKLRKFDACPNHCILYQGNEYENLTSYPHCGFSRYKKNAGCRVDAEDEGGLRGGRKKNKKGAKKSSAAKQISAQ; from the coding sequence atgatggataggtcggaatggatgtaccggattgatagagtgaatgatctacggtacctctttgaattaaggaagtttattgctgctaGTAAAAcgcaccgtgagagactgaagcggatgacaaccatatgtccatgttctcgttgcaagaacctgaaagcccaccgagacagcgaggtgcaaactcatttgatcatgtatggtttcgtcgagggctacacagtctggacatttcacagcgaaagagttggtgcaagtggcggtgcatctggagtgagctcttcgacgccgacagcaccaccggtgaataaagatcctttaggagcacccggctcctcatcatcttcagaaGCAGCAGCGCCAGCCgatagtgacaacagttgtcgtcgtgattacatcatggtggatgagctaatgcaagacatggccgacgaagccgacgacggtggggatggtcaggatactatgagccaacccgaggatgtgcagcttgttgaagatctagtcaaacacttcgatgaagacgacgttgtgttgggttgcccaaagtggttggagaatttcagagagttgaagcaggcggcagttgatcctctctataaggacggcggcgattgtccgaaggagtgcacggcactccgttttaacctccatatgttgatgttgaaggctcgtcatggttggtctgacactagcttcaatgagttgttaagctgccttgccaccacgtacccaacggctaacaaggtgcccgccaatacttatcgggccaagaagctgatccggccagtggcgatgaagcttagaaagtttgatgcatgccctaaccactgcatcctgtatcagggcaatgagtatgagaatttgacgagttatccgcactgcggctttagtcggtacaaaaaaaatgctggttgtcgcgtggatgcagaagacgagggaggcttgcggggtggtcgaaagaagaacaagaagggggcaaagaagagcagtgcggccaaacagatctcggctcagtag